TAGTACATGTATAagttaaatatttacatttactatCATGAAAGTAAATctattatgtaattatttatgTTGCACTAGATTAAGTGGCATTGTTGTGTTGTATGATTAAATTGAATTGCTTTGGAATGAAAAGAATTCAACATTTTACATGGTGTGTCCAATTCAGTTCAAATTCCAATTCATGAATGGAATGGGGCACAATTCATAAATACTGAACAACCCTGGTAGGCTACATAATGAGATAAGCAGGTACACTTGCTATGTGTTCAGTCACATCCTTTGAATTGGGAAGGTGAATCACCCCTCACGACCAGAAATGGCAGGGAATTGTATAAGTGAGCTGAAGACGGCGTTTGATACAGCAGTATCCAGGAAGCCAAGTTGTTTGTCTAAATGCTGTTCTGCGGGTGGCCATTAGCACCTTGGACGATTTCAGTAATgaacagaggtggagatttctggtccagagagtacaaatccagaccagcattttgtttcaaccaaccagttgagtataaagagtctcAGTCACAGTgtgactcaactggttggttgaaacaaaatcttggtctggatttgtactctctggaccagaaatctccacctctggtaaTTAACAATTCATTGAGAAACACAGGCTGGCATGGGGTGAAATAATGAGCTTCCTGGTCTGGTGCAGGATAAATTGAAAAGAGGAACACAGCAGAATTTTGCTCTCAGTTCATTGTGTAGCTTCTGACAGCTCTCTGCTTCTACACCACCGGTGGATACCTGCTGACCTAGATGCACATGGCCTCAGGAAGGCTGCTGTGTCCTGCATCCCTGCATGTGTGgatcactgcatcactgcactGTGCACACAACTACATACATTTTCCAACAGGAGAGGATGCCTTGCATGACACTAAAATTGGTTTCCATGCCATTGCAGCCATACCTGGAATTTTAGGTGCATCGGATGGAACCATCAACCCTATTTATATTTGCAGCCCCTTGAATCCCACCTGCACCTACAATGCAGATGGCAAAGGATGGTACATTTGCTGGTGGCTGGTTATTGAGAGACATCAGGCCCCTCTTAGCGAGTACCTGTTAACTCCAGTGTTGAATCCATGTGCTTTGGGCATATGGACGATGTGATTCTGGTGCCTGCACACCTTCCTGGGAGCGATAAGATTTCTTGCTGAAAGCTGCTGTGCTGTTATTCTTGTACGTGTTACAGTACGTTGGTAACATtgcagtaattattttattaaaatatatatttttaaccaCCTTCTCAATAAGCTGTTTAAAGGCTTTTTTTGAGTGTTACTTCCTTTTCCTACTGCTACTTGTCACGtccggctcgtacgatcctcgtgtgtgccacgcccctcattacctacgtgtactaccccgattgtaatcacctgttgcttgttcagttcaacctgtcttgtgtatttagtccgcgtctgcgTGAGTTTGCCTAGATCTGTCATTTGTGATGTTTAGTGCTCGTTTTGCCTGGTGTGCCTCCTGTCCagtgaataaaccccgtttgtccgtattaacggctctactcgcctgcttccccgctcgcctgccTGCACGCACGTAACACTACTCTTCATTGCTCTTTTTAATAAGGCAGCAGCATCACATTTTGAGGCCATTTAAAATTTTTCAACAAATAGGCTTATATATTTTGGTCTTAATCTTGGTTGCCTTggtttgtttttattgattttctactttttatttttatttacgtTTGCATATGGCTGCTGTGACAGTCATATAACATATTTCACCATTGAAATACGTGGCATCGATGTTCCTGTTATTGACCGTCGGTGCTTTTTTTACGCAGAGGCTAGGGCGGAGCCACCGAAGTACTACTTAAAATTTGTTaattaattctggaataacaaagGGTTTTGGGAAACACTTGTGGATCTCACTCGTTCTTTTCCTACATCGTTCGTTATCTTGTCCGTTATTCGCTAAGATCGATCACTTTTGGGATGCGCATCCCGGAGAGGAATGTCTGCTGTATAAACAGGACTAGTGAAGCTAGGAATTCTTACGAaatgtgtgccccccccccctccttccctctAGTCGTGGGTTAAAGAAATTGAATTAGTCTCACTCCTGTTCAGTCAGGAGAATGACTAAGTTTAATTAATAATTTGATaatttagggtgaccagataatccatgtcagggaggacactctgagctaggacaggaattgtaaattaccatttcaattaaaaggacccgaatttcacttgagcaatgagctcttgctgtgtgctgattggtcagtctcctataatcatgcatgtgtcactaatgctaatgtgaaacagctggatgagtctttcagtcaaggaaacaaaccagtcaaagcacaagaagagctgaactatttagccgagcacaggagcctttcaattaaaaagtagtttgtaaaacccgaagtagctcaaagtgtcctccctgacatggattatctggtcaccctagataATTACATTCTGTTTCAGTATCCTCTGCTTtgttccctgtgcttcctgccATAGGCAGCAGACTCATTGTAACTCTGTGCTGGACTGAgtggttatggatggatggatggatataattttattatttcataCATAATTAATTCATGTTTAATAAGCCAAGctccattttttaaaatcatgacGGGGTGTCTTGCCGCAATGAGAGTTGCGTGAATGACAGCGGCAGGGATATTGGTCTTGCAGGAGGATGTTGCCATGGAAAAGAGAACGCAAGCTGTGGTGGAGCAGGTCATGGTGGACCAGCTCTCCCGGTAAGCAGGTGTTAGTGACACCTATGCTTCTGGAGTAGTTTTATGAGCCTGTGCTTAGGTGACGTGTTTCGACATCTTAGGGCCGTCATAAGTGACCCTGATCAGAACTCATCTGCTCTGGAGCGAATCCCGTCTGCTGCATTTGGATATGTGCCTTTGCGATTCAAGAAAAGAACACTGCATGAGACAAAGTGAGTGTTTGCTATGGGAGAGAGAGTTTGATGTCTAGTTAAAAATGAGTTAAAGAAGTAAAGTTGCACCACGGGTTTGTGGCTAATTAGCTGTTCCTTGATTTCCTCAGAGTGAAAACCAGCTCGACGATGACGGAGCATTTACTGTCCAACAAGCTGCGTTTCGTTGCTCGTCTGCTTTCAAGGTAGCGTTGTATGTGGTCAACAGGAATAATGCCTATGTGGgtcgggggggcaggggcactgtggagtttgcgtgtttaCCCAGCATTCACACGGGTTTCCTTCAGGTCCTCCAGTTTCCTCAAACGCAACTAAAATTTGCAAAACGGATGAGGGTCCACAAGAAGAGTGAAAGCCACAGTcgtgtggaagcacttcacattaTGCAGTAGACCTACTCTGCAAATATTTTAGGCAgtcaaacaaaatatttatagTTATTTTTCTGGGTTtacatttgctcagaaaaaacaCCCATAAATGACcattaaaatgaacatttttaaacTAACAAatgaacatatgcaaattaagagtattACAATAAAAACTCAGAAGAATGTCTTCTGTTCACATTTTGTAACAAGTAATATGGTTATTTTAtggtaaatgtgtttttagtctgAGGACACTAAAAAGATCATCATAAGTGTTGAGGAAGGTAGGCAGCTAACTGTTGTAATGAAATGGCCCGGATCTACCCCGAATAATAAGTCTGCAACCATCCCCAAGCAGGACTGTGATAAACTCTTTTGCATTTCGTTCTGAGGAACGGCCGTGACGCTAGCAGAGAGCTGGTTGGATTTTTCTTCACTTATGACGATACGTTGACCATATATGAGTACCGCCACTTTGGAaaaaacaggtaaaaaaaaaacactttttttttggcttgtgTGATTTTGAGCCGTCATCCTCAccatgttttttctcccaggACCAACGCGCTTCCGTTCATTCCCAAGGGGAGCTACCGGCATCAGTGTGGCAGGAGGAAGGGCAGTCCGTACAGCATCCATGACATCTGCGTGGTAAGCCCGGGGCCATGGTGGTATGGTCCAACCATCCAGCTATCTGTGACTGGTGTCAAGTATGCAGATTCTGTACATAATGTCTGTCATGACAAACCCCAACTGTGTGCCTCCTGGACTAGCATTTCAGATTAGCTTCCTAGCATTTCAGATTAGCTTCCTAGCATTTCAGATTAGCTTCCTAGCATTTCAGATTAGCCTCAGCAGTAGGCAGTATTACTAATGCTCACATTCCCCCTGTGTGGAGCGTTTTGGATCCCTGTGCTCAGCCAGGGCTGGAAATTAAGTTCACCTAATCAGTTTAGAAGAAGGCCAAGTACAAAATGGTGAACACTAACCCGCCTTCtagtcaaaaaaaataaaaaatactatgCATGTCAGGGTACATTTAACTGCGTGGGTAGTAGTAAGAAAAGGTTCTACCCTTGGGATTTGCAGCTGTCTGATCTTCATAGCACTTGCAGCAGAGAGATTGGGATTCTCTCAACATAACCACGAGCACGGTGTAGCACCAAACTGGACGATGAGGCAGTAGGCACTGTATGCCAGtgcactcaccacacagtagctaaggtggtgatgggacaggagagaattcaccagatATAGGcagtgtgcgaaatacccgTCAATATTCGAGGGAGGTCCCCATCTCCCTATTGTTACCGATCTTGAGACCCacttaaaattttgcttttgaggctttcagggggtGTCAGACCCCCCTGGACCCCCCGTATTTCGCACACtggatataggggatgattaggaggccaaaTTTGATAGGGTCACTGGGTAGTTTTAGCTAGcacatcagggtaccacccctactctttcaaaagatccccagggatcttttatgacctcagagagtcaggaccttggTTTTACATATCATCCAAAGGATGGTGCCATTTCAGCCAActcagtgtccccatcactgcactgaagCATCAGTACCCACACAGAtcacaggatgggctccactGTTGGTCACAGTGTcaccatcactgcactgggacactgggatccacactgcccacaggatgggcttccctgttggccacacccacacctcttccagcagcaacctaGCTTTCATAGTTGGTCTCGCATGCAAGTACTAGCCATGCTAAcacctgcttagcttcagatggTGTACTTAGGCTGAACTGCAGGTGATATGACTGATAATTTCAAGGCTGAAGTCTATCAACATGGCTGCCATTCCTGCGGCAACACTTTCTCTTATTTTTGGGATTTGTCGCTACCGGTCTCTGAATCATAAAAGGGGGCCAGCTTGCTGTTCTCCACAAGCGGACAGAACCTGCCAGAGTGTGTGAGGCAGAGACCTTGGCTGTGGGTCCGAATCACTGACGTGGACGAGCTGACTAAGAACAAGCTGCTGTGAGTGCACGCACATCGGTTTAGTTAAACTGTTAACAAAGTTAGCATTGTAACAACTTACCCAATATCAGTTCCTCATAGGCTTCAGTTCATATCAATGTTAATTTTATcgaaaactaaaactaaaattattAGACGATGAAGATTTTTTCATTGACAAAAATGAGAcgataataaaattaaaatgaatctATGATGCCAAGAACGCTGATGAAATATATTGATGCTTATTAACGAATAAAAATGTGATGCAAATGTCAGGAAGAGACAAATTTGAATGAATCTGAATTTTGGTTTTAATTATACTTAATTTAATGATACAATTCATTTAAACCAATTTTAGAATTAGTGGAATATTTCGATTAGCAATGTTTCATAAATACAACAAGACTACTACATAACTATTACAACAGAGTAGATATTTACAGTTTGGAAGGAATGTGGTTTATAATTTGCTTGCAGGTGCTCAGTTGGAGACGGTAAGCAGGACGAACTTGAAGACAGGAACACCCTGAAAGTCATTCaaggtaaatatttatttaatattattatttaaattcttTAATCATTGGTGTCATCATACACGTCAGCACAGCGCGATTGGCTTAGCAACTCTGTAAGCAGTGCAATGTCACAAGACATGCAGTACGTGAAAAATATGTACAAAATACCCAATTAATATGCTCAAGTACAAATTTCATATATACGGATGAGCCATAACAAAACCATTGACAGGTggagtgaataacattgattatctatTATTATCATATTGATATTGATTATCATAGGACCAGTTTCTTCCCCACCGCGGCCCGCCTCATCAATAATGCCAGGAACACTCACTCAAATTCTATTTCTCCATCCTAGCACAAGCATGCACTGTCCACTGCTGTATCATATTTCACATACACTaactatttatatttatattagtacCTGAACATACtccatgtatatatatttatatattaaccaCCTCATCTCTCGAAGTCTGGcaccaaccaccaaagcaaattccCTGTATATGTGAACGTACTTGGCAATAAACTCGATTATGATTCTGATCTTATTTCAACAGCCTCTGTTAAGGGTGCACTTATATATTAAGCAAGTAAACAGTCAGTTCCTGAAATTTATGTGTTGGAAGTGGAGAAGTgggcaagtgtaaggatctgagtgactttgactagggccaaattgtgatgtGACTGGGTCACAGTGTCTCTTGTGGGGTTTGcctggtatgcagtggtcagtacctaccaaaagtggtccaaggaagacCAAGCAGTGAACTGGTGACACCCAAGGCTCATTGATGCTTGTGGGGGGGTCAAGGTTGGTCCAATCCAACAAGgttcagaacacacagtgcaacGTAGCTTGCTATGGGTGGGGCTGTGTGCCCGTAGACTGGTTAGaatgcccatgctgacccctgccCACCACAGAGAGTTCCTACAACGGCCACGTAAGTGttagaactggaccatggagtaATGGGAGAAGGTGGCCTTATCTGATGAGTCACGTTTtttgttacatcatgtggatgTACATGTGTGTCATTTACCTGGAGAAgggatggcaccaggatgcactatgggaaggcGGCAAACTGGCGGAGGCAATGTGATGCTCTGGGACACCATGGGTCCTGGCATGTTACTTTGACAAGTACTACCTACCTAACATTGTTACAGACAAAGTATACCCCTTCATGGTAATGGTATGCCCCAATGGTAGTGGCCTCTTTCAACAGGACAGTACGCCATGAATTGTTCAgaaatggtttgaggaacatgaacaagagttcaaggtgttgacttggcctccaaattttTCAGATCTCAGTCTCGGGATGTTCAGGACAATCACATCCGATCCATGGAGACCCACACCTTGTAACTTACTGGACtaaaaggatctgctgctaatgtcttggtgccagataccacaggacacctttcGAGGTCATCAGCCATAACAAATGGGTTATCTGCCTCAATGGGTCAGAGCTTTTGACGGCACAAGGGGGGCCTACACAATATTtagcaggtggttttaatgttatggctgatcagtgtataGTATGTGGTTACCACATTGGGGTAAAAACTGTGCCTAAGTCTGGTAGTTCTGGCTTTAATGTCATTCAGGGAGGGTGCGGGAGAAGCTGAAGGAGAGAGGTATTCGCACCCTCGTGAGTCTGGGGCAGCACCTCCAGATGAAAGAGAGAAACGGCGACGGGTTGCTGACAAGGGATGAGGCCTGGAGGGTTCTAGAGGAATACCGGCTCAGCTTGTCTGACAAGGTGAGCCTTTTGGCAGCGCTAAACATTCTCACAAACTAAACAATTAGGAGAATGTATCACTCCCTGACCTTTGGGTGCGTGTTATACGTGTTGTTCGTTGCTTATGGCCTAATTAATGAATTtcgtaataaataaatgtgtctgTAGTCTCCCAGATTAGCTCcagaccctgaataggacaagcaagtatggaagatggatggatggatggatagcttTAGTAGATGCCAGCAATCACAAACTCCTTACTTAAAAATGTCAATACGTTTAGCCTCAGTTTTGTTTGGTTTGGGACAGGGTTATTATCGTTAATGAAACTCACactataagaaaacattttttgtaatttttcataagacatgaaaataaaataactgcaaCTAAGGGGAAAACTATAAATGTTACTTCAAAACTAGCAGAAGTTAAATAAGCACAAAAGTCAAACATTTTCTGTTACTGTTTTTTAATACTAATAGTATTTCTAGTctatccctagaaataaaataattgaaaattgaactgaaactaaaatacacaaaaaccaaatagaaatatttaaaatgaaaactagTAAAACCTCTCTGAAAACTACAACTAAGCtgaatttcaattaaaaattgaaaataatatgaaaataaacactaaatttaaaaaagaaaacttaacaCTGGTTTGTGCGCATCGCTGATGTTTTTTATCATTTCACTTTTGATTCAGTACGTTGTCTTTGCAATATGTATGTCTCCCATCCCCCACCTTTTTAAGGAGCTCGATGATATCTGGCGTATCCTGGATGAAGATGGTGATGGTTGTGTGGATTGCAGTGAGTTCATTCGAGGTGTCATTGGAGAAATGAATGAGTTCCGGAAATCTTTTGTCCGAAAGGTAAAATAGTTCGACATGGTGTATGTGAACCTATAACACTACCCAACCCCGTATTCATGACTCTTAGTCCACTACCCTAACTTGTGTTCGAAACTATTAATCCACATCCACGACTTGTATACCCGACCCTAAACCATTAAACTAACTTGTATACCCTAAATGCCTATTACACTTCACTACCCTAATCTGTTCACCCAGATCCTAACCACCTAATCTAACTTGTTTACCTAACACTAAAACATCACCCATATCTGTATACCTGACCCTAAACCAATACTCCAACCTATTTACTTAAAGCTGAACCTTACCCTAATGTTACCCACACCTGTTTACTTATCTTGTGTAGGAGAGTCACTTCTGACAGGAAGATAGTTGaatgtattaaaaaaattcAGGAGAAAATTGCACTTTAGCATATTCTGCACAATGGATTCAGTTGGTTATGGTTTCATAATCACTTTCACCGCAATGAATCTAATTAATGAGCCAGATCAGGAATAATCCGATATGCTTGGGAGACAGATAAGTCTACAGAGATGCACCATTTCTCAAAATTAGCTGTTCCCTTCAAAAAGCAGTACACTAACTTTATAGATGGCATCTCTATCATCAGAAGACTAGCTGAGAAGGAGATAGGGATATGTTGACAAACCCAACAGTTGGTGATATTTAGGGTGGCTGAATATTAGTGTGAAAGTGTGACAATGCCCAATAAAAGATCACCATGCTGATGCAGAATTTCCGCTGGTAGACTCGCAAAACAAGCACCTCAACAGGAAATGAGGTCAAAGAAGATGATCAGGCTAAACAGGAGTTTAACTGTCCAGGTCATGGATGTTAATCATTCGGAGAGATTCTGACTGCTGGTGATGACAGATATAGAAAAGAACGCACCATGTAGATTAACAATTCAATTCAACTTATGTTTATATATAGGAAAGAAGGTGTTACTAGGCCTGTTGGGGTTGGGGAGACTTAACCTAACATTGCATGTCTGAAGCGCTACACCGTCTCAGCAGGGATCAGCAGTCTTTTGGAATGAACAATTCTGAGAATTTGTCACTCCCTGTCCTTTGAGTGTGTATGGTATGTACTCTACATTGCATTTGGCTGAATATATaactacaaaataaaaacacaaaaacacttcTTAAAAATGTCAGTGCATTTAGCCTCTGGTGTTTGTGATAGGGTTATTGTTGTTAGTTTCATTAACACTATAAAAAGCATTATCATTATCATAAACTTAAATAAGACACGAAAATAAAATGCGAAGCTAAAACTACATGAAAACTATAAATATTTCTGCTAaaactaactgaaataaaaacaaatgtcaaaCACTTTCtgctattatttttaatattattttaaagtaaGATTTCTTTGTCTTAAATGACATTTAATAACACCTGGTACACATTTTGCCCGCTCTGAGGACATTAGCACATAATGTGCACTGTGTATTCAGGCAGGATTCTCTGAAGATCAAACACGTATAAAATAGCTTTGCAACCTTCAGTCTATCCCTAAGAATAACTAACTGGAACTGAAACTAAAATGCATAAAACTAAACAGTGTCATTGAATCTAACTAATGATCCAGGTTGGGTTGATATATTTGGGGGATGGATAATcctacagttttttttcttcaaaacttaTTTGGTACATTGGGCAAGTACCAGGAATTTATTTGTCTGCTAATAGGATTGGCAGGACAAAGGAGATATGGTACTTTACTTTGCATGTCTGAAGCCCTACAGTACATCCTTAGAGCAAGGATTAGCATTCTCTTAGAATGAACTCTTCTGAGAATTTGCCACTCCCCGTGCTTTGAGTGTGTATTACATGTACTGTTCATTTAATAGGAAAGATGAAGGTGTTACTGGGGGTGTCAGAATGAGGGCAACACCAACAGGAGGGCTGGCAGCTAAACGCTcaggccgggggggtggggcactGCCTAGCCTTAATTAGAGCGGGTTGCAAACCTGCAGTTTCACTATCGGCATGGAAACATGGGTGATCTCTCAAAGTAGTTTATTGTGAACGTTCAATATACTGATATTATAACCTTGTTTACAATCAAGCCTGTGGGATTAAAACAGAAATCTAACTGGTTCCCTAGGTGATACGGAAGGTTCAAATTTTGCAACCATCTTGGATTTATCAGAACCTTGGAATGTTTTACCTGAAAGACAGGGTTAGGGTAACACAGCTGGGAACAGAGTAATTAGGAGTAGCGGGAATGACAGAATAGGGAAAGCTAAAGTAACAGAGCTCAGCTAAAAGTAAAATAACAGGGCTCTAACGTGCTgacaaaatgaaatgaaagatgAGTTTTGTTGATGCTAGGGGGAAATTATTTTGCATAAAGCAGCAATGTGTGTGAGTACAGGCAAAGaaacataaaatacaaaacaagacaaaatgCAAGACCCTACATGTAATGTAGACAAATAAACATAGTGCAAATAACATGAAACAGTACACAGACATAACACCCTGAAAAAGAACGTAAACAAAGTAAACAAATAGATATGCAGTACCAGTCAAAGGTTTGGACacacccatagaaaggtttgcATTATTCtatacattttagaataattatagaGACACCAAAACCATAAAACACATGCCATTATGCACTGGCCAagaaagtattaaacaaaaaaatgataatttatttggtggtggtgggggtttGGGGCGGCAGCTCCGTGAGTGGGAACTCAAAAGGTTGTCGGATCAAATCCCATGATCTGCCGAATGATCCCTCCATTGGGcctctgagcaaggcccttaaccccaattgctccagggactggctgacctacATTCTCCTCTACACCATTTTCGTGAGGTGGCCTCCTgtgatgcttttccagctgtcctgacggaggtcccacatatatctTGAGCTCTAATCGGCAGCTTTTCCATCACTCTCTGGCCAAACTCCCCCCAAAgcatttctactgtgtttaggtcaggtggccaggtcatgtgatgcgataCTATCACACTCATTTGTAGGCAGTATTGGGAGCAGGTGTTGGGGTGCCTGATGGCAGTAGGTAGGAAGGAAGACAGATAAGGAAGGAAATTTAATGAAAAAGGTATGTATGTTGTGCTTGTGGTtcttataaaaatgaaataatatttcTGCTGGTCTTTAGGCTTACATGAAGCTTGATCCCACCAAGTCTGGCCACGTACTCATGACTGATATTGAGAAGTTCTACTGTACTAAAGGTCACCCAAAGGTCATCTCAGGTAAGAAGATGGGGTGATCAGTCCATACACGAAAAGAATTGTTCAATGCCTTGATCACCTCATACGTATATCTGCTAGGTGAACTGGCGGATGCTGGTGTTGGACAATTACCACTTCCCAGAATACAATGGTGATGGGATGACAATGAATgactcttattaattctataCTAGACGGGCGATGTAGTCGCCTGTGAATTGTTCCTATAGTACACACTAGAGCCCCGCATTGGGACTGGGGTCCTgcgggacccaacgcaaatCTCGCAGGAGCGGGCGGTTTTAAGGTTGCCCCAGACGGGAGCGTGCGGTTTTAAGGTTGCCCCAGACGGGAGCGGGCGGTTTTAAGGTTGCCCCAGACGGGAGCGGGCGGTTTTAAGGTTGCCCCAGACGGGAGCGGGCGGCTAAAAATAGACAGTGGGTCCCAAGATTGTTGGCAGGATGGATGTTGGCAACAAAATTAAGGCTGGAGAGTATAAAACTAAAGAAAATAGTAGAAAATCAGATATTTGGAAAAgctttaaaatttattttgtgttataCTGTATGTTCGCGTTTGTTCTGAACCATAGTATTAAGTTGTGATGTTCAGCAAGTTTGAATGTATTTCTGTGAAATGTGTCTCAGGGTTTTCTGCGCGGATATTTGCACAGCTGATTAGTTTTTCGCCTCAGTTTGTATGTGTATTTGTAATTCAAAGCTGAGAGATTTTTgttagggatgcaccgatacTGATACCGGCATCGGGCCGATACTGCACTCATACACTGATACTCGTACTCGTAAAAAATGTCCGATATCAAGGACCGATACCACTTAATTGCAACATTACGCTAAAACTCAAAGCTGCGGTATTTTTTCAGACTGTAAGGCTTGTTCTGCTAAAGTGTGAAGAGGAGGAAGGGACAGCACGCCACTGAATTAACACGAGCAATTTGATCAAATGACGCACCATAGTGCAGAGTACACGGAATTTGCTAATGCTAGCAGAGAAAGACCGCAACAACAAACTTTAGCGATATCCAAAGCTGAGGTATCGTATTGGAATCGGGACAGTAAAAGTGGGATCGGTGAATCTCAAATTTTTgttgaatttgtttttatttattctgttctTGATCTACTGACGGGAGCTGGATTTAAAAAATAGTCCCGCGCAAGGCTCTAATACACACCTAAATGTTGGTTATAATTCCTTTTGGCTGGTCCTGTCTGCTTTATCCATAAGATGGCACCACTGAGCAGCCCGTACCCTGATTACTGTCCTCAGGGGAGGCCACAGAGGAGGAGCTGCATGCTGGCTTCATGGAGACCCTGCAGTGTGCTTGCACTGACCTGAAGACGCTCTCGTACGGCACGTTTGAGGACTACTACGAGGGCCTGAGCATCAAGATAGCTGACGACCTGGACTTTGCCAGTGTTTTGAAGAGCTCATGGGGCATTTGAGCTCTGTGTGCTGTCACTGTGAGAGCTTCTCTGAATAACTGACAGGCTGCATCCCAGGGACAATGATAGTGAACACATGGGACAATAAATGAATTCAAATTATTACTAAGCCATACAGAATGCAAACATGTGGCCATTCATGAAACTGAAGATCTAGACAAGCAGTTTAAGAATAAGGAGCaagatatttttgttaaagaatAGCCATAAATGATAGTTTTTCGATTCTTTCTGTCTGTAGCCAGAATAAAATTAaatctttaataaaaaaaaaaaagttagtcTCACAAAGATGTTTTCAATATTGCCAGCAGATGGAGCCAAAACCAAAAT
This window of the Paramormyrops kingsleyae isolate MSU_618 chromosome 1, PKINGS_0.4, whole genome shotgun sequence genome carries:
- the caps2 gene encoding calcyphosin-2 isoform X2, producing the protein MDLKKISVTSRRESISPRKTGGNGKPAVICSRPDEVPALNLHELFEDEDVTYNPACHISPPDSSSALSWSPPASIPRYQSSPWGEEMMVPSDLPPPSERYRMRYERHEAELKESWKPDSQREISRRGTATAEPPWGLAVCADDRGVEEEEALGQQCYFTMQPSMRKMEEEDVAMEKRTQAVVEQVMVDQLSRAVISDPDQNSSALERIPSAAFGYVPLRFKKRTLHETKVKTSSTMTEHLLSNKLRFVARLLSRTNALPFIPKGSYRHQCGRRKGSPYSIHDICVGASLLFSTSGQNLPECVRQRPWLWVRITDVDELTKNKLLCSVGDGKQDELEDRNTLKVIQGRVREKLKERGIRTLVSLGQHLQMKERNGDGLLTRDEAWRVLEEYRLSLSDKELDDIWRILDEDGDGCVDCSEFIRGVIGEMNEFRKSFVRKAYMKLDPTKSGHVLMTDIEKFYCTKGHPKVISGEATEEELHAGFMETLQCACTDLKTLSYGTFEDYYEGLSIKIADDLDFASVLKSSWGI
- the caps2 gene encoding calcyphosin-2 isoform X6 encodes the protein MEKRTQAVVEQVMVDQLSRAVISDPDQNSSALERIPSAAFGYVPLRFKKRTLHETKVKTSSTMTEHLLSNKLRFVARLLSRNGRDASRELVGFFFTYDDTLTIYEYRHFGKNRTNALPFIPKGSYRHQCGRRKGSPYSIHDICVGASLLFSTSGQNLPECVRQRPWLWVRITDVDELTKNKLLCSVGDGKQDELEDRNTLKVIQGRVREKLKERGIRTLVSLGQHLQMKERNGDGLLTRDEAWRVLEEYRLSLSDKELDDIWRILDEDGDGCVDCSEFIRGVIGEMNEFRKSFVRKAYMKLDPTKSGHVLMTDIEKFYCTKGHPKVISGEATEEELHAGFMETLQCACTDLKTLSYGTFEDYYEGLSIKIADDLDFASVLKSSWGI